Proteins encoded within one genomic window of Brachybacterium sp. P6-10-X1:
- a CDS encoding erythromycin esterase family protein → MTTSALMTLPDWLAEHGARQEQLDPEAPLEELDPVADLVGDARVVALGECSHHVSEFYRVRHRMLRYLVERLGFTVVALEAPFTEARVVTEWVAGGPGDVDRVASEGIAMSLGDAPELHETLRWMRAWNARGTPALRCVGVDLPGSIGSPMPAIAKVTPALREADPGSAPALDRARELIGRYDHRLSTMALAAYATLPEGERDALTSALSELVARADRMTSQRGVDGAGAEHAEIRHHLRGAWLLDQVHRSFLGEDMGIASTYRDIYLAESVLRHIGSDPSAKVVLAAHNWHIKKTPERGEDGQTLYPAGYHLAAALGDEYRSIGLTARGGRTAVADAAGLEGSGVFPFRETAQPVPEADCVESAFAGDAPWILADLRSAVPVVTDVERYGRMRMADYFLEQPAFESFDGLGCVTESSGTRHTRPAG, encoded by the coding sequence ATGACGACGTCGGCCTTGATGACCCTGCCCGACTGGCTGGCCGAGCACGGTGCGCGCCAGGAGCAGCTCGATCCCGAGGCGCCGCTCGAGGAGCTCGACCCCGTCGCCGACCTCGTCGGGGACGCCCGCGTGGTGGCCCTGGGCGAGTGCTCCCATCACGTCTCGGAGTTCTATCGGGTCCGCCACCGCATGCTGCGCTACCTCGTCGAACGGCTCGGCTTCACGGTGGTCGCGCTCGAAGCACCGTTCACCGAGGCGCGGGTCGTGACCGAGTGGGTCGCCGGCGGACCTGGTGACGTCGACCGTGTCGCCTCGGAGGGGATCGCCATGTCCTTGGGTGATGCACCGGAGCTGCACGAGACGCTGCGCTGGATGCGGGCGTGGAACGCGCGGGGGACGCCGGCGCTGCGCTGTGTGGGAGTCGACCTGCCCGGCTCGATCGGGTCCCCGATGCCGGCCATCGCGAAGGTCACGCCCGCCCTGCGGGAGGCGGATCCTGGATCGGCGCCGGCACTCGATCGCGCGAGGGAGCTCATCGGGCGGTACGACCACCGCCTGTCGACCATGGCCCTGGCGGCCTACGCGACCCTCCCGGAGGGCGAACGAGACGCGCTGACCAGTGCTCTGAGCGAGCTCGTCGCCCGCGCCGACCGCATGACCAGTCAGCGCGGCGTCGACGGCGCCGGGGCGGAGCACGCGGAGATCAGGCACCATCTGCGCGGTGCATGGCTCCTCGACCAGGTCCACCGCTCGTTCCTCGGCGAGGACATGGGGATCGCCTCGACGTACCGCGACATCTACCTGGCCGAATCGGTCCTGCGTCATATCGGGTCGGATCCTTCGGCGAAAGTCGTCCTCGCCGCGCACAACTGGCACATCAAGAAGACGCCGGAGCGCGGGGAGGACGGTCAGACGCTCTATCCGGCCGGCTATCACCTGGCGGCCGCACTCGGAGACGAGTACCGCTCGATCGGGCTCACGGCCCGCGGCGGGCGGACGGCCGTCGCGGACGCCGCAGGGCTGGAGGGCTCAGGAGTGTTCCCGTTCCGGGAGACGGCGCAGCCCGTGCCGGAAGCGGATTGCGTGGAATCCGCCTTCGCCGGGGATGCCCCGTGGATTCTGGCTGACCTGCGGAGCGCAGTACCGGTCGTGACGGACGTGGAGCGCTACGGCCGCATGAGGATGGCCGACTACTTTCTCGAGCAGCCGGCGTTCGAGAGCTTCGACGGTCTGGGCTGCGTCACCGAGAGCTCGGGGACGCGTCACACCCGGCCGGCCGGCTGA
- a CDS encoding TetR/AcrR family transcriptional regulator — MPRPKSLSSVDIAAAALALLDCEGSDALSIRRVSRRLGVSPMALYRYVADREELDRLVAERILSDLELEVDAAPWQQQVVVLADRLRAAAGAHPEAIPLLLRHRHDAPSSVRWIETMLGVLADAGFHGSGRVVAQRAIVHHVVGAIQAQRLSSLSGAGTASLADLPAAEFPHLAETARIARAVDPDAEFHRGLRSLLEGLRQEQGAPGHDATEC, encoded by the coding sequence ATGCCTCGCCCGAAGTCCCTCTCCTCCGTCGACATCGCCGCTGCGGCACTGGCCCTGCTCGACTGCGAGGGCTCCGACGCGCTCTCGATACGGCGCGTCTCGCGGCGGCTCGGCGTGAGCCCCATGGCGCTGTACCGCTACGTCGCCGACCGCGAGGAGCTGGATCGGCTGGTCGCCGAACGGATCCTGTCGGACCTCGAGCTCGAGGTGGACGCGGCGCCCTGGCAGCAGCAGGTCGTGGTGCTGGCCGACCGACTGCGCGCGGCGGCCGGCGCCCACCCCGAAGCGATACCCCTTCTGCTGCGTCACCGCCACGACGCTCCGAGCTCCGTGCGGTGGATCGAAACGATGCTCGGCGTCCTCGCCGACGCCGGGTTCCACGGCAGCGGGCGCGTCGTGGCCCAGCGGGCGATCGTGCATCACGTCGTGGGAGCCATCCAGGCACAACGACTGAGCTCGCTGTCCGGCGCAGGGACGGCGTCGTTGGCCGACCTTCCCGCTGCGGAGTTCCCGCACCTGGCCGAGACGGCGCGCATCGCCCGCGCCGTGGACCCGGACGCGGAGTTCCATCGAGGCCTGAGAAGCCTCCTGGAGGGGCTGCGCCAGGAGCAGGGGGCACCGGGCCACGACGCCACGGAGTGCTAG